A stretch of Deltaproteobacteria bacterium DNA encodes these proteins:
- a CDS encoding molybdopterin-dependent oxidoreductase, with product MREKLRVETQARANSMKPGKWIKSTCKMCLHTCAIDCHVTPEGVINKIEGDPTSPSNRGKLCTKGVTGILRTYDPYRLTHPVKRTNPRKGPNEDPGWVEISWEEAMSTVAEKVKACVDKDPREFVASITDFQKIYLWAWSACVGSANQFHVVGTYCGGAYHITAGIYNSAFAGVGDYKYCNYWLQIGGGDGFSSHLHVGAAQGHMADARERGMRVVCVEPRLSTSAAKAEEWVPIRPASDRQFVLGMIHSLLYDHEIYDAEYLKWYANGGYLIRDDGFFKRSATETHTPPPGRPIGSMRWFAQRNLEKHKPMIWDPVDNKAKVFDDPTIKDIALFGNYEVEGERVRPAIQFTKDRYKEYTPEWAEKITAVPAATIRRIAKEFGEAAQIGSTITIDGEVYPFRPVSANWYRGAQGHKGGCMDNQAFILLNMLVGAYNVPGGMLGVVLGSPHMSWTEEPGLDGLLDPKPHQLHPEVPFSWPPNTTQLCELMPIGVDAGQFAFHTVLDGPKWGLEFKPKVLCLYHSNTIWSMPGNVDRWRDVLRSMEFIFAVELFHNETSTFADIILPDSTYLESWALLMCEPPITEGLNCRQPVVKSPGSCRDGFDIMAELAERIGKLDIMNGVFSYITGLVNDPDLMPDVTKRYT from the coding sequence TTGAGAGAGAAACTGAGGGTGGAGACCCAGGCTCGGGCCAATTCCATGAAGCCTGGGAAGTGGATCAAGAGCACGTGCAAGATGTGTCTTCATACTTGCGCGATTGATTGTCACGTGACTCCTGAGGGGGTTATCAACAAGATCGAGGGGGATCCCACTTCCCCGTCCAACCGCGGCAAGCTCTGTACGAAGGGTGTGACGGGCATTTTGCGTACGTATGATCCCTATCGTTTGACGCATCCCGTGAAGCGCACCAATCCGAGGAAGGGTCCGAACGAGGATCCCGGCTGGGTGGAGATTTCCTGGGAGGAGGCGATGAGCACGGTTGCCGAGAAGGTCAAGGCCTGTGTCGACAAGGACCCCCGGGAGTTCGTCGCTTCGATCACGGATTTCCAGAAGATATATCTGTGGGCCTGGTCTGCCTGCGTGGGCAGTGCGAACCAGTTTCACGTTGTCGGCACTTATTGCGGCGGCGCCTACCACATTACTGCCGGTATTTACAATTCCGCATTTGCCGGTGTGGGCGATTACAAGTACTGTAACTACTGGTTGCAGATTGGCGGCGGCGACGGTTTTTCATCTCATTTGCACGTTGGTGCCGCCCAGGGTCACATGGCAGATGCTCGTGAGCGAGGTATGCGCGTTGTTTGCGTTGAACCCCGTTTGTCTACCTCAGCGGCGAAAGCGGAGGAGTGGGTTCCGATTCGTCCTGCCTCTGACCGCCAGTTTGTTTTGGGTATGATTCACTCGCTTCTTTACGATCACGAGATCTACGATGCGGAGTATCTGAAGTGGTACGCGAACGGCGGTTATCTGATTCGTGACGACGGTTTTTTCAAGCGTTCGGCGACGGAGACCCATACGCCTCCTCCCGGCCGTCCTATTGGTTCCATGCGTTGGTTTGCCCAGCGGAACCTTGAGAAGCACAAGCCCATGATTTGGGATCCTGTCGACAACAAGGCCAAGGTTTTCGACGATCCGACGATCAAGGACATCGCCCTTTTCGGCAATTACGAGGTTGAGGGTGAGCGGGTCCGCCCGGCTATTCAGTTTACGAAGGACCGGTATAAGGAATACACGCCCGAATGGGCAGAGAAGATCACGGCCGTTCCCGCAGCGACGATTCGCCGGATCGCGAAGGAGTTCGGTGAGGCGGCCCAGATTGGTTCGACCATTACGATTGACGGGGAGGTTTACCCGTTCCGTCCCGTTTCTGCGAACTGGTACCGCGGCGCCCAGGGTCACAAGGGTGGTTGCATGGACAACCAGGCGTTTATTTTGCTTAACATGCTTGTCGGGGCGTACAACGTTCCGGGCGGCATGCTGGGGGTTGTTTTGGGTTCACCTCACATGTCCTGGACTGAGGAGCCTGGTTTGGACGGTCTTTTGGATCCGAAACCTCACCAGCTTCACCCTGAGGTTCCCTTCAGTTGGCCTCCCAACACGACTCAGTTATGCGAGTTGATGCCCATCGGCGTTGACGCGGGTCAGTTTGCTTTTCATACGGTTCTGGACGGTCCCAAGTGGGGTCTTGAGTTCAAGCCCAAGGTTTTATGTTTGTACCATTCCAACACGATCTGGTCTATGCCCGGCAACGTCGATCGGTGGCGTGACGTATTGCGTAGCATGGAGTTTATTTTTGCTGTTGAGCTGTTCCACAACGAGACGAGTACCTTCGCGGACATCATTCTTCCCGACAGCACCTACCTTGAGTCCTGGGCTTTGCTGATGTGCGAGCCCCCGATCACGGAGGGTTTGAACTGCCGTCAGCCCGTTGTGAAGTCTCCGGGTTCCTGCCGAGACGGTTTTGACATCATGGCCGAGCTTGCGGAGCGGATCGGGAAGCTGGACATCATGAACGGCGTTTTCTCTTACATTACGGGTTTGGTGAACGATCCGGATTTGATGCCGGATGTTACGAAGCGCTACAC
- a CDS encoding YraN family protein: MIDSSTRDLGRRGEEIALRYLARKGYQILERDYRCRYGEIDLIARDGDTLVFVEVKSRKSDIFGMPEESVGRAKQRKISTVALHYLTEKTLHGRRARFDVVSIVTTSGEEKITHIPDAFDFVR; the protein is encoded by the coding sequence ATGATTGATTCATCGACCCGGGATCTCGGTCGTCGCGGCGAGGAGATAGCCCTGAGATATCTTGCAAGAAAGGGTTATCAGATTCTGGAACGCGATTATCGTTGCCGTTACGGAGAGATCGATCTGATCGCCCGGGATGGGGATACCCTTGTGTTTGTGGAGGTGAAAAGCCGGAAGAGCGATATTTTCGGAATGCCGGAAGAATCGGTTGGGCGGGCGAAACAGAGGAAAATATCGACGGTGGCCCTTCATTATCTGACGGAGAAGACGCTTCACGGTCGCCGGGCCCGGTTCGATGTCGTGTCCATTGTCACGACATCGGGTGAAGAAAAAATTACGCATATACCCGATGCGTTCGATTTTGTGCGATAA